ATCGTTTTCTAATCTcatctaaaacaaaaaatacacaagCACTTGCCATGTTTCCGTACTCGCTCAACACATGACGACTAGCCAAGAGTTTTTCCTCCTTCAAATTGAGTTTCAATTCGATTAGGTCCAAAACAGCTCTGCCACCCGGATGGGCCACCCAAAAGAGTGAGTTCCAGTCGCTAACTCCTTGTGGAGTGAAAGCGTCAACCAAGCATTTCTCGATGTTATTGGATACGTGGCCAGGCAAGGTCCTGGCCAAATAAACAATGAGCCCGGCTTCGCGGGAGTGGATTTCGACTGCTTCCCGAGAGTTTGGAATTGTATGTTGATAAGCTCCCACAACTTCAAAAATTGGAGTTTCGATGGATTTATCAGGGTTTGAACCAACGATCAAGGCTGATGAGCCGTCGCCAAATAATGCTTGGCTAACAAGCAAATCAGAATGGGTATGGCAGGTGCCACTGAAAATGCAAACTGTGAGTTCAGAGCATACAGCAAGAACTCTTGCACCGGGGTTATTCTCGGCAATATCTTTGGCTAGTCGGAGAATGCAGCCACCACCAGCACAAGCCTGGTGGCCGAGCATGTATCGTTGGACGGAATGATCGAGACCAAGGAGCTCCACAAGCCGCAGATCAGCACCAGGCATATCAAGACCAGAGGTTGTGCCAAAGACCACGTGAGTAATCTTAGAGAGTGGTTGTCCCCAGTCTTCGATTGCCTTGAGAGCCGCTTCTTTGGCCAGTTTTGGAATTTCCTCCACTAATATCTCTTGACGGATGTCCATAGACGGAGCCAAACAGGCGCAGAGATTGGGCATCCCTTCAAGCATCTCCTCGGTGAGATACATGTGACGCTTTTTGATGCAGGTCTTCTCACAAATGCGCTTCATCTTCTCTTTGAGATCGGGCATGTGTTCGCTCTTGGTGACCCTGAAGTAGAAATCAGGGTAGTCGGCCTGGTACACATAGTTCTCCGGATTCGCGGTGCCAATACCGAGGATCATGGCGCTACCTGTGCGGATGGGGTGCTTGGCTATTTGCTCCATCACTGCCTGTGCGGTTGGGGTGTGAGGATTGGTTAATGAACTtggatgaaaaataaagaaaattaaggtgGAATTTGCAGTGATGATGGATGAGAGAGCTGAATGGCCATTGATGCTCTATTTATACAACACCTCTCCAGTACTCGCCTGAGGGGGTGACGCTTTATTTTACATATGATGAAGCATGTTGGACTCGGCCTTCTCGTGGGATATTATTATAATCCACATAGTGTATTAAAGCAATATATGTATAGTTTAATAAACACACATTTGTTGACTATTTAAAAATCCACCATGCATGTTTGAATAAGAATTCGAGAGTAGTCTCGCTTTTCAAAACGTGGTAATTTTTCTAACGAAGGAACGTAGCGAAAGCAagagcaattaattaataattattctttTGAGAAAAGTCTAGGCCAAAGTGCATATGCTGAATGACGATTGCGATTTTGTGCACCTGCTTTAACGCAGGTGCACAAAATCTTCATCCAATTGGGGGTAGATTTGTCAATTTACCCCCAACACCCCCTTGTTGGGAAATCTATTTGcaattataaaatttgttattCGTAACCAgtctaattaatattttaaattttactatttgcAGTCACACTTATTACTTTTTGTAACCATTTACATGTCAAATATACCCTCCACATACTCAACCCTCAAAAATTAAGCCCATGCGCATCAAagtttattcttcttctcctttttcttcttcttcttcttctgtgatAGCGCCGCCGACTTTGCTTGCCTCGCCCACTTTGCTTGTCTCATCCAACTTGTTAAAGTCCCCCAAATCGCATAACCAAGTAAAAATTTtgccttttaatttgatttcatatAGATGCGATAGTGTTGGACTCACCGAAGTTCCCAAAAATTGACTGACGTTTGGTTACCGCCAGAACTTGGGCGTTCGGGGGAACCCGCACCCCCGAATCTCAATGTTCGGGGGAACCCTCAACCCCCGAACAATGAGTTTCGGGGGGCTGGGGCTCCCTCGAACCCCGTTGTTCGAGGGAGCCCCTGCCCCCCGAATAGCAGGGTTCGGGGGAGCCCCAACCCCCCGAAACTCGTTGTTCGGGGAGCGGGGCTTCCCCGAAcctcattataataatattttattaactttatttaataatattatccattgtaataatattttattttagtatttgctgttatattttatttaaattaattttatttaatttataataaaatgtcataaatttaatataaattttaaataaataaaaataaatataattttattacgatttgtatttaactcaaaaaaaattaaaattaaagtaacattaattcaagaaaaaataaatataatattaatccaaatatttggGGCACGATAATTcggaataatttatatacatttgaaataatttatataaaattattatatatatgtatatagttataatatatataattatatatatgtatatataaaacatataatagtataataatataatatacacaaatatataatacatattatatattatatacatttgcattctcccgaacccagaggttcgggagaatgcaaagtatgcatattatatattattatataacatatataatattatattaattatataatatgttatataattgaatttgggagaatgcaattctcaaggttcgggagaattgcattctcccgaattcataatttcaagaaaaatgacttTTTCCGAATTTATGGAttcgggagaattgatttttcccGAATTTATGAATTCGGGGTGCTTACTGAACCCTGAAATTCGGGGTTCCCCGAACACCCCGAATCTCGGGGTTCGGGGCATCCCCTAGCCCCCAAATCCCGGGGTTCGGGGGCATCCCCCAACCCCGAACCCTGAGGTTCGTAGCATTCCCTAGCCCCCGAACCCCGAGATTCGGGGACATCTCCCAACCCCGAATCCCGAAGTTCGGGGCATTCTTCAGCCCCCGAACCCCGAGATTCGAGGCATCCCCTAGCCCCCGAACCCCGGGGTTCGGGGGCATTTCCCAACCCCGAACCCCGAGGTTCGGGGCATCCCCTAGCCCCCGAACCCTAAGATTCGGGGTGGGTTTCAAgacgtattttttattttttaattaatcttatttttttaattcatccctcatctatgtatatgtaaattatgttattgaacTAGTGATAGATGTTGTAAATTGTGTTGTTTCTCTCCGAAACAGGAATACTCGTTATCTTCTTCGTCAAACTCTATGTAAATAATAGTGGATAATAATCTTCCATCGCTGGATAATAATCTTCCATCGCTAGTAGTAACTGTTGATAGTACTGGTAATTGGTTATGATGAGGAGAACTGGCCTGAGCAATGTTTGATATTGAATAATAATGGTTGCATAATGCTAagtgttgaataatagtggttGTGCGATATTCAGTGGGTGAGTAAAGTGACTATGGTGATCGTGGTCGAGAAAGTGAGTGAACGCGCTTGAAGAATAATGATGGATGGTTGAGCGTcgaatatttaaataaatggcaaatatgagttttcatttcaggatattttaggaatattaaaaatgGGTTGTGAAAAGCAAAACGTATgattgtaaatagaatttccccCCTTGTTTTCCGTCCAATGTGGGGGGCAAATTGACAAATCTGCCCCCCATTTGGTTGAAGGTTTTGTGCACCTGCGTTAAAGCAGGTGCACAAAATCGCACTGCTGAATGACTACCTAGCTAGATGCATTGTTCCCGTGGATGCTAGGGAAAGTTAGCTTAATGCTTCCAAGCAGACAAATTAATGGTCTCTGATGACAGGGAGAAATGCTAAAGAGGTATTCTCTATATATACTCTTCATTTTAAGAGGGTggaatccaaaaatacaaaaaaaatgtaatgaaatgaatacaaattttaaatgtgaTTCCTCTAAAAGTTGCATTTGTATAATGATAtttaaaatgatgtcatttcaaTTTCTGTCGGTTAAAATTAGGAATGCCAATTGTAATCGAAACTGTGAGAAATCGAACTGGTTAATGGGTTAAAAACtatttgactgggtaatggttttatttgagaaaaagtcaaacactgtttcaatgggtatagtttgattatgatttttcactaaattcaaaccaaaactcgaactgaatatacatatatatattagatatttatttaatatattatatatacacaatatatatatattgattaatgcattttttagaagtattttaattaatgcattacaaatatataaaatatttaacatttataaagtaattaataaaaaaaataaaatttaatcttaaattattttatttttatcaatcaaataattatgtccaaaaagtttgaagttaatttgtaactttattcaaaaagaatgtaattttattatagCAACTTCAACGTTGGACACTAAATCTAACGCTAATTTAGTGTCTAACTATGTTTTACactaaaattttcaatactAAATTGGTGTAAAAGAGaatctttaaagaatattttataaataaatatttaataaatattaattaatttatttaacttagtataatataagaataaaaagtattttatttttaagctatgttgttgttgtttctattttaaactttttttcaactttcatcatgtatttttaatttatgttaatggaaatgttattgtttttttttatattattgaatttttgcattaagaatattttctttctattaagtaattattaaaataaaaactttcatatataaacaaaaatagttcattttatattaacatggtatttataaaataaattaaatattttaaaatatattcaatattatactcattttatagatcttaataaaatatttacatcgataaatattttttataacaatttaatttatatttttaattattaatcaaaatatacaaatataataaaagtgataaaggatataaagaaaataagttattttgaagttatacaaagaggg
This genomic stretch from Diospyros lotus cultivar Yz01 chromosome 1, ASM1463336v1, whole genome shotgun sequence harbors:
- the LOC127804624 gene encoding chalcone synthase-like, with amino-acid sequence MEQIAKHPIRTGSAMILGIGTANPENYVYQADYPDFYFRVTKSEHMPDLKEKMKRICEKTCIKKRHMYLTEEMLEGMPNLCACLAPSMDIRQEILVEEIPKLAKEAALKAIEDWGQPLSKITHVVFGTTSGLDMPGADLRLVELLGLDHSVQRYMLGHQACAGGGCILRLAKDIAENNPGARVLAVCSELTVCIFSGTCHTHSDLLVSQALFGDGSSALIVGSNPDKSIETPIFEVVGAYQHTIPNSREAVEIHSREAGLIVYLARTLPGHVSNNIEKCLVDAFTPQGVSDWNSLFWVAHPGGRAVLDLIELKLNLKEEKLLASRHVLSEYGNMASACVFFVLDEIRKRSLKEGKATTGEGCEYGVLCGFGPGLTIETVALRSVAI